Proteins encoded together in one Miscanthus floridulus cultivar M001 chromosome 16, ASM1932011v1, whole genome shotgun sequence window:
- the LOC136510000 gene encoding receptor-like cytoplasmic kinase 185 yields MGCLPCFGSAGEGATKKGGARKDGSSSRRVTRVESDKSKAQGGPDSKKDAVILRDGNNQHIAAHTFTFRELAAATKNFRQDCLLGEGGFGRVYKGRLENGQVVAVKQLDRNGLQGNREFLVEVLMLSLLHHDNLVNLIGYCADGDQRLLVYEFMPLGSLEDHLHDIPPEKEPLDWNTRMKIAAGAAKGLEYLHDKASPPVIYRDFKSSNILLGEGFHPKLSDFGLAKLGPVGDKTHVSTRVMGTYGYCAPEYAMTGQLTVKSDVYSFGVVFLELITGRKAIDNTRPHGEQNLVAWARPLFKDRRKFPKMADPLLQGRFPMRGLYQALAVAAMCLQEQAATRPFIGDVVTALSYLASQTYDPNAPVQHNRSNSSTPRVSRGGGRNDQRRLRSPNHHSPDLRREATAASKYEAEVSRTNSGSGSGHRSGLDDVDMSGSQLGSPAHAGRKRGSPRTAESQRAIAEAKTFGEKSRGRK; encoded by the exons ATAAATCAAAAGCACAGGGTGGACCAGACTCTAAGAAGGATGCAGTCATCCTGAGGGATGGGAACAATCAACATATTGCAGCACACACTTTCACTTTTCGTGAACTTGCAGCTGCCACTAAGAACTTCAGACAAGATTGCTTATTGGGCGAGGGTGGTTTTGGTCGTGTTTATAAAGGACGGTTGGAGAATGGGCAG GTTGTTGCAGTGAAGCAACTTGATCGCAATGGCCTTCAAGGAAACAGGGAGTTTCTGGTTGAGGTTCTAATGCTTAGTCTGTTGCACCATGACAACCTAGTCAACCTAATTGGATATTGTGCTGATGGGGACCAACGTCTTCTTGTATATGAGTTTATGCCATTGGGATCACTTGAGGATCATTTGCATG ATATTCCACCTGAAAAGGAACCTCTGGACTGGAATACACGTATGAAGATTGCTGCTGGTGCCGCCAAGGGCTTAGAGTACTTGCATGATAAGGCAAGTCCTCCTGTTATTTACAGGGATTTCAAGTCCTCAAACATTCTACTTGGTGAAGGGTTTCATCCGAAGCTATCAGACTTTGGCCTGGCCAAACTTGGCCCTGTTGGTGACAAGACTCATGTTTCAACACGTGTTATGGGAACTTATGGCTACTGTGCTCCAGAGTATGCAATGACAGGGCAGCTTACAGTTAAATCTGATGTATATAGTTTTGGTGTTGTGTTCCTTGAACTGATTACTGGCCGCAAAGCAATTGACAACACAAGACCCCACGGAGAGCAAAACCTAGTTGCATGG GCTCGTCCTCTATTCAAGGACCGCAGAAAATTTCCTAAAATGGCTGATCCATTACTTCAGGGCCGCTTCCCCATGAGGGGACTGTATCAAGCTTTAGCTGTTGCTGCAATGTGTTTGCAAGAGCAGGCTGCTACTCGCCCCTTTATAGGTGACGTGGTCACTGCTCTGTCATACCTAGCTTCTCAGACATATGATCCAAATGCGCCTGTTCAACATAATCGGAGTAATTCATCTACTCCGAGGGTTAGCCGAGGTGGAGGGAGAAATGACCAACGCCGTCTCCGCTCACCGAATCACCATTCTCCAGATTTGAGAAGGGAAGCCACCGCAGCATCAAAATACGAAGCTGAGGTTAGCAGGACAAACTCTGGTAGTGGTTCTGGTCACCGGTCTGGCTTGGATGATGTGGATATGTCAGGTTCACAATTGGGTAGTCCTGCTCACGCAGGAAGGAAGAGGGGATCTCCTAGGACTGCTGAAAGCCAGCGTGCTATAGCAGAGGCCAAAACATTTGGGGAAAAATCAAGAGGGAGAAAGTAA